One Candidatus Methylacidiphilales bacterium genomic window carries:
- a CDS encoding phosphoribosylanthranilate isomerase, producing MRIKICGITSAQDALTSIDAGADALGFNFFPPSPRSLSIQSAAPWIQTLPPFISLTAILVNPTHEQITTIEKYLPFDLWQLHGHESPHFCRALHPRRVIKAVAIHSASEISSTLDYPVTALLIDTPSSQYGGTGKKGDWTLARELVQKSPLPVILSGGLTPDNVAEAIATVRPFGIDVCSGVESSPGKKDPAKLRDFILAAREAAAKLT from the coding sequence ATGCGCATCAAAATTTGCGGAATCACCTCCGCTCAAGATGCCCTCACATCCATCGATGCAGGTGCTGATGCACTCGGTTTTAATTTCTTCCCGCCTAGCCCCCGCTCCCTATCAATCCAAAGTGCAGCACCCTGGATTCAAACACTCCCACCGTTCATTTCACTCACCGCAATCCTTGTAAACCCAACCCACGAACAAATCACAACCATCGAAAAATATCTCCCCTTCGACCTCTGGCAACTCCACGGCCACGAATCACCCCACTTCTGCCGCGCCTTACATCCTCGGCGAGTCATCAAGGCTGTCGCCATTCATTCAGCCTCAGAAATCTCATCCACCCTAGACTATCCCGTAACCGCTCTTTTGATCGACACTCCCTCTTCCCAATACGGAGGCACTGGCAAAAAAGGCGACTGGACACTCGCCCGAGAGCTCGTGCAAAAAAGCCCCCTCCCAGTCATACTCTCCGGAGGACTTACCCCAGACAACGTCGCAGAAGCCATCGCCACCGTCCGCCCATTCGGCATAGACGTCTGCTCCGGTGTCGAATCCTCCCCAGGAAAAAAAGACCCCGCCAAACTCCGCGACTTCATCCTTGCCGCTCGTGAAGCCGCTGCCAAGTTAACGTAA